One window from the genome of Spirosoma rhododendri encodes:
- a CDS encoding sensor histidine kinase, translated as MAIQLPSFLNSRTRLRTLLYILIWAGAQLSNAYNPKTDTISFNSLGFSFSTAFWLAAWFEHTQVLNPFLNRRRWWLILPGTFGALLVFCATRYLIEQEIYWYVLGFTNYPSDVNILFYIQDNAYFMPSALAISVAFKLVEDWLVHQRERDSLLTERNQAELAFLKSQINPHFLFNTLNNIYALTYAKSDTAPGAILKLSELMRYMLYDSTNGPDRVPLSKEIQYLNSFVDLEKLRVAQAHVEFSVEGNVNLFRIEPLLLVSFVENAFKHGDLTDPTHPLVLDLSVQNGKLRFDTLNKKATRQTDAVGGIGLTNVRRRLQLLYPNQHALHITDTADSYACSLEISL; from the coding sequence ATGGCCATTCAACTGCCTTCGTTTCTCAATTCCCGCACCCGCCTTCGTACCCTGCTGTACATCCTGATCTGGGCCGGGGCTCAACTGAGCAATGCGTACAATCCGAAAACGGATACCATCTCGTTTAATTCGCTGGGCTTTTCGTTCAGCACCGCGTTCTGGCTGGCGGCCTGGTTTGAGCATACACAGGTACTCAATCCGTTTTTGAACCGGCGTCGATGGTGGCTGATCCTGCCCGGTACGTTTGGTGCGCTGCTGGTTTTCTGCGCGACGCGTTACCTGATCGAACAGGAGATTTACTGGTACGTGCTGGGATTCACCAACTATCCGTCCGACGTCAACATCCTGTTTTATATTCAGGACAATGCGTATTTCATGCCGTCGGCACTGGCTATAAGTGTTGCGTTTAAACTGGTTGAAGACTGGCTGGTGCATCAGCGCGAACGTGATTCGCTGCTTACGGAGCGCAATCAGGCGGAACTGGCGTTTCTGAAATCGCAGATAAACCCCCATTTCCTGTTCAACACGCTCAACAACATCTACGCGCTGACCTACGCGAAGTCGGATACAGCGCCGGGAGCCATCCTGAAACTGTCGGAGTTGATGCGGTATATGCTGTACGACAGCACCAACGGGCCAGACCGGGTGCCGTTGAGCAAGGAGATTCAATACCTGAACAGCTTCGTTGATCTGGAAAAACTGCGGGTGGCGCAGGCGCATGTCGAGTTTAGCGTTGAGGGTAACGTCAACCTGTTTCGTATCGAGCCATTGCTGCTGGTTTCGTTTGTGGAGAATGCGTTCAAACACGGCGACCTGACCGACCCCACTCATCCGCTCGTGCTCGACCTGAGCGTTCAGAACGGTAAGCTGCGCTTCGACACCCTCAACAAAAAAGCCACTCGCCAGACCGACGCCGTGGGTGGTATCGGCCTCACCAACGTACGCCGGCGACTGCAACTGCTGTACCCCAACCAACACGCACTCCACATCACCGATACCGCCGACAGCTATGCCTGCTCGCTGGAGATTAGTTTATAG
- a CDS encoding DUF5694 domain-containing protein, producing MKTLITTAILLLSVFISGYAQKADQPIEVLMIGTSHGYGKKPVEQFDSIINKAYAFRPDAVFGEWLSGADYDAIPDYWNKANVERRLAYLKSRPYADTKNADKLIRHSYELLREHPNFHQVRMKLARALYLKRDFGNAAYQLYRLDRARPAFGDEEKAAYLTILGVPDSLYRNRTNEYHNILFPLIDKLGQDKILPMDSQRHDVAWSAAWGKTDSLIHTWEKGLDSNSVDGKRYMALTKRTNELEQASNKASSAGNATAYFNSPDGDEYLNIMNFYGARRMFGAAGFPEAAMNEMLRQWQFRNDDMAHNVVNRARAAGAKRVVVGVGANHRKMMVDILRTIPGVTVHEFNSYDGK from the coding sequence ATGAAAACGCTCATCACTACCGCCATTCTCCTGCTGTCTGTCTTTATCTCGGGTTACGCACAAAAAGCCGATCAGCCCATCGAGGTGCTGATGATCGGTACGTCGCACGGGTACGGAAAAAAGCCGGTCGAGCAGTTCGATTCGATCATCAATAAAGCGTACGCGTTTCGGCCCGATGCCGTGTTCGGTGAATGGCTGTCGGGCGCTGATTACGACGCGATTCCTGATTACTGGAACAAAGCGAACGTTGAAAGACGGCTGGCGTATCTGAAAAGCCGCCCCTACGCCGACACCAAAAACGCGGACAAACTGATTCGGCACTCGTACGAACTGCTGCGTGAGCACCCCAACTTTCATCAGGTTCGTATGAAACTGGCGCGGGCACTGTACCTGAAACGCGATTTCGGCAATGCCGCCTACCAGCTGTACCGGCTCGACCGCGCCCGCCCTGCCTTCGGTGATGAAGAGAAAGCGGCTTACCTGACTATACTGGGCGTACCTGACTCGCTGTACCGCAACCGCACCAACGAATACCATAACATTCTCTTCCCGCTGATCGATAAGCTGGGTCAGGACAAAATCCTGCCGATGGACAGTCAACGGCATGATGTGGCCTGGAGCGCAGCCTGGGGAAAAACGGATTCACTGATTCATACTTGGGAAAAAGGACTGGACTCCAACTCGGTCGACGGAAAGCGGTATATGGCGCTTACAAAGCGGACAAACGAGCTGGAGCAGGCGTCGAATAAGGCGAGCAGTGCGGGTAACGCGACCGCATATTTCAACAGCCCCGACGGCGATGAATACCTCAACATTATGAACTTCTACGGGGCCCGGCGAATGTTTGGCGCGGCTGGTTTTCCCGAAGCGGCCATGAACGAGATGCTTCGTCAGTGGCAGTTCCGTAACGACGATATGGCGCACAACGTAGTCAATCGGGCGCGGGCTGCCGGGGCAAAGCGGGTTGTCGTTGGGGTCGGGGCGAATCACCGTAAAATGATGGTCGACATTCTGCGGACCATTCCCGGCGTGACTGTGCATGAATTCAATTCGTACGACGGAAAGTAA
- a CDS encoding LytR/AlgR family response regulator transcription factor — protein sequence MRCLIVDDEPLAHTILSDYVRKVPFLSLVGATTSPIDALTQVQRGEVDLVFLDIQMPELTGIQFLNLLRRGASGQACRVILTTAYSEYALDGYEHDVVDYLLKPISFERFYRAVQKLMPAPPTSASTPADTATPVQVAPEPGKEFIFVKTEYRLQRVGLNEILYVEGLKDYVSLYTPTERILALQTMKTMEEKLPASQFARVHKSYIVAVNHIESVERNRIYIGKAVIPIGDTYRDAFYRLIES from the coding sequence ATGCGCTGCCTGATTGTTGACGATGAACCGCTGGCCCACACGATCCTGAGCGACTACGTCCGGAAAGTGCCGTTTCTGTCGCTCGTTGGCGCGACGACCAGCCCGATCGATGCACTGACGCAGGTGCAGCGGGGCGAAGTCGATCTGGTGTTTCTCGATATTCAAATGCCTGAACTGACGGGTATTCAGTTTCTGAATCTGCTTCGGCGGGGGGCGTCCGGGCAGGCTTGCCGGGTGATTCTGACAACCGCCTATTCGGAGTACGCCCTCGACGGTTACGAACACGACGTAGTCGATTATCTGCTCAAGCCAATCTCGTTTGAGCGATTCTACCGGGCTGTTCAAAAACTAATGCCTGCCCCACCAACAAGCGCGTCGACACCTGCCGATACAGCCACCCCTGTTCAGGTTGCGCCGGAGCCCGGCAAAGAGTTTATTTTCGTCAAGACGGAGTACCGATTACAGCGCGTCGGCCTGAACGAGATTCTGTACGTCGAGGGGTTGAAAGATTACGTGTCGCTGTACACGCCCACGGAGCGGATTCTGGCGTTGCAAACCATGAAAACGATGGAAGAAAAGCTGCCCGCCAGTCAGTTCGCGCGGGTACACAAGTCATACATCGTCGCGGTAAATCACATCGAATCCGTCGAGCGCAACCGCATCTACATCGGCAAGGCCGTCATCCCCATCGGCGACACCTACCGGGACGCCTTCTACCGGCTGATTGAGAGTTAA
- a CDS encoding ImmA/IrrE family metallo-endopeptidase yields the protein MNLKRQKQIESAAKALLQKTGHYPTNFYELPSDKQGIDVKTVAEKIGIEVREYDFGEDVSGVLLQLNGKVQIGYAPENRTGKKRQRFTIAHEIGHYVLEHQRKGVFIDTPEKYFALYRNANSSTGEDMQEREANAFAASLLMPLDLVREGVTHYMSSDITRKQDFELVPNLASDFNVSNIAMSIRLTNLNLLW from the coding sequence ATGAATTTGAAAAGACAAAAGCAAATCGAAAGTGCCGCAAAAGCTCTTCTACAAAAGACTGGTCACTATCCTACGAACTTCTACGAGTTACCATCAGACAAGCAGGGTATTGACGTGAAGACGGTTGCGGAGAAAATAGGAATAGAGGTGCGCGAGTATGACTTTGGCGAAGATGTCTCTGGTGTGCTACTACAACTAAATGGTAAAGTTCAGATCGGATATGCGCCTGAAAATAGAACGGGGAAGAAGCGTCAGCGTTTCACGATAGCCCATGAAATAGGACATTACGTGCTCGAACATCAGCGCAAGGGCGTGTTTATAGATACTCCTGAAAAATATTTTGCCCTTTATCGTAACGCTAATTCATCAACAGGAGAAGACATGCAGGAGCGCGAAGCCAATGCTTTCGCGGCATCTCTGTTAATGCCGCTCGACCTAGTGCGAGAAGGAGTAACCCACTACATGAGTTCAGACATCACACGTAAACAAGATTTTGAACTGGTTCCAAATTTGGCGTCAGATTTCAATGTCAGCAACATAGCAATGAGTATCAGACTGACTAATCTTAATCTACTTTGGTGA
- a CDS encoding helix-turn-helix domain-containing protein, protein MIGENVRNYRSKAALTQDQLASRIDLTRTSVAKIEKGRQHTPLHLLIDIAKALGVTLEVLIPRSTDYEPLEQIDAYTRKDIKDEDKNRFDAFYEDFLKHQRQ, encoded by the coding sequence ATGATAGGCGAGAACGTTAGGAACTATCGGAGCAAGGCAGCATTAACGCAGGATCAGCTAGCCTCCAGAATAGATTTGACGCGCACATCTGTCGCAAAAATTGAGAAGGGTAGACAGCATACCCCTCTGCACTTACTAATAGACATAGCTAAAGCACTTGGGGTAACTTTGGAAGTTCTGATACCCAGAAGTACTGACTACGAACCGCTTGAACAAATAGATGCTTACACTCGAAAAGACATAAAAGACGAAGACAAAAACAGGTTCGACGCGTTTTATGAAGACTTTTTAAAACATCAACGGCAATGA
- a CDS encoding outer membrane beta-barrel protein — MNAFKHLLASALIATSAASFAQTSVTIITTESTAAKSDSTVVDSTVTSSTVGTPTTVVISKSTTRPIERIVSDFAIYVGFNNLGGNLPVGYELRPLGSRFVALAWQKRIPLIASGPTKLRLITGPEVAWNNFMFEGRNVLTEQNGQLIVKQADTGLRKTKLVTTQLNLPMMLSVSTRSGFSISAGAYVGMRLDSYTKVKPEGGSAVRSHNSFNLNPVRWGFMTEIGFRGCGKLFGRYEPNSLFRSGQGPDAAVWSVGIKL; from the coding sequence ATGAACGCATTCAAACACCTCCTCGCTTCGGCCCTGATCGCTACTTCCGCTGCTTCGTTTGCCCAAACCAGCGTCACGATAATCACAACCGAATCCACGGCGGCAAAATCTGACTCTACCGTAGTCGACTCCACAGTCACCAGCTCAACGGTGGGTACCCCCACGACCGTGGTTATCAGCAAATCGACGACTCGCCCAATCGAACGGATCGTCAGCGACTTCGCCATCTACGTTGGCTTCAACAACTTGGGCGGTAATCTGCCCGTCGGTTACGAGCTTCGGCCGCTTGGCTCACGCTTCGTCGCCCTCGCCTGGCAGAAACGAATTCCGCTCATCGCCAGTGGCCCAACCAAACTGCGGCTGATAACGGGCCCCGAGGTCGCCTGGAACAACTTTATGTTCGAAGGGCGCAATGTGCTGACCGAGCAAAACGGGCAACTGATCGTCAAACAGGCCGACACCGGTCTGCGGAAAACCAAACTCGTTACGACACAGCTCAACCTGCCAATGATGCTGAGTGTGAGCACACGATCGGGCTTCTCCATCAGCGCCGGAGCGTATGTGGGCATGCGGCTGGACAGCTATACCAAAGTAAAGCCCGAAGGGGGTTCAGCCGTTCGGAGCCACAACTCCTTCAACCTGAATCCAGTACGCTGGGGCTTTATGACCGAAATCGGTTTCCGGGGATGCGGCAAGTTGTTTGGCCGCTACGAACCCAACAGCCTGTTCCGCTCCGGCCAGGGACCCGATGCCGCCGTTTGGTCAGTCGGTATCAAATTGTAA